From the genome of Pseudomonas migulae:
GAACTGTACGACTGCGAGCGCGCCACGCTGGCCTTCACTCAAACTGAAATCGCCCGACTGTTGCATCACCTGGAGCCGGAGCAGGCGGCCAAGCGTGCCGGCAGGATTGTCGAACTGAGCGGCGGCTGGTGCGCGGGCGTGCGGATTGCGCTGCTGCAGAAATGCGACTGGTCACGCAACGAGCAACTGCACGGTCGACCCGACACGCTGCACGATTATCTAGAGCACGAACTGTTCGGCATCCTGACTCCGGAGCTCACGGAAGCCTGGCGGGTGCTCGCCCATCTGCCCCGCTTCAATGCCAGGCTGTGCGACCACTTGTTTGGTGCGGGAGAGGGCGCCCAGTGCCTGAATACGTTGCAGGCGCTGGGTTGCTTTATCGAGCCTTGGCAAGACTCGACAGACTGGCTGCAGATTTTCGCTCCCCTCACGCAATTGATGCGCGAAGAGCCATGGCCGCAGGGGCGCTCCTGGCACCGTCGTGCCTGTCAGTGGTTCGCTGCCGAACTGGACTGGAAAGCCGCGTTTGAACAGGCCTTGTTGGCGGAGGAGTTCGAAGTCGCGGTCAGCCTGTTGCAGCATTTCAGTTTCGAGCACCTGTTCGAGGAGCAGACCGTGGTGCTGTTGCTGCGTCTGCATGAGCAGCAAGGCGAGGAACTGATGTTGTGCTCGCCGCAACTGGTGGGGTTGATTACCGCGGCGTTGCTGTTCGCCGGGCGATTCGAGCAGGCGGGGGAATGCATCGAGCATTTGTCGCGTTTCATGCCTCAGCCATCGGCGCTCCAGCAGCGACAGCTGATCGCACGTTGGCAGGCATTGCAGGGTTGGCTTCTGCATCTGCTGGGACATATGGAGCCTTCGCGGACGCAATTGCTGGAAGCCCTTGAAAACCTTGGCCCGGACCTGTGGGGCGCCCGGCTGATGTGCCTGTCCGGCCTGACCCAGCAAGCACTGCTCAGGGGGGAGCTTGATGTGGCGCAGGCGATTAACCGCGAGGCGTTATGCCTGGCGCGCGCGCAAGGTTCGCTGGTGTTTGAAGGGCTGCTGGAACTCGATCATGCGCAATTGCTTGAGCAACGGGGAGCGTCCTGCAGGGCCGAACACTTGCTGGCCAACATGCACGAATTGCTCGCCCAGCGGCAACCGCTGGCCGAACCTTTGCTCGGACGGATTGCCTTGCGTCGCGGGCGTTTGAGCCTGTGTCAGGGACGGGACGCGCAGGCAGCCGAACATTTCGAAAGCGGGCTGCAGATGTGCCTGCGCAGCCAGGACAAACGCGTGCTTTACGGGTTCCTCGGCCTGGCGCAACTCGCGGCCAATCGACTGGACTACGCCCAGGCCTTTGTACTGCTGCGTGACGCCGAACGATTGATGCAACAGCGACGGATTCCCGAAACGGTTTACCGTGGCGTCCTGCTGCAGATCAGCAGCCATTTCCGGTTACAACAGGGACGCCCGGAACTGGCTCATGAAGCCTTGACCCGGGTGCTGCGTCACTATCACGGCCCCGATGCACGTCAGGCGCCGCCGGCGACACTGGAGCTGATCCCCAGCCTTGAATACCTGCTGGTGCTGACCGATGTTTATCTGGGGCAGGCGCAGTCACCGGTGGAACGGCTTGAATGTCTGTTGCAGTCGGCCCGGCAGCGGGGGATGTCGGGGCTGCAAGCGCAGTTGCACCTGGCACTGGCCGAAGTCGCCTGGTTGAAGGGTGACCTGCTCATGGCGCGCCAGTCGTTGCAGGAAGGAATGGCGCTGATCGAGCGCTGCAATCTGCAACAGACTTTGCGCGATCTTCAGCTGCGCCAGCCACGGCTGCCAGACGCCATCGGGCGTGCCGAACCGGGTCACCCTCCAGAGTCGGCGCCCTCGCTGCAGAACAGGTTGAGCCAGCGCGAAATAGAAGTCCTCGAATTGGTTGCGTTGGGTAACTCCAATCAACAAATTGCCGATCAGTTGTTCATATCGTTACATACAGTAAAAACCCACGCGCGGCGGATTAATGGAAAGTTGGGGGTGGAGCGTAGAACCCAAGCCGTAGCCAAGGCGAAAGTGTTGGGGTTAGTTGTTTAAGTGTTTGTGATGATTTACGAATGCACACAAGTTGCGGGGTGTACTTCCAGCGTTTGGCTGTTTATAAAGTGTGCCTCGGCCCGGTCAAATTGATAATTATATTTTTTAATGTGGGGGTCGACTGATTATTTACTGAAAGGAAGCAAGTGAATGAAAAACGAATTACTTGAAGCCGTGAGCGAAGAACTCGGCAAGCTATTCAAGGACGCAGGCTACACGATCAATGTGGATGAAACCTATATCACGTCTGTGGTCATCAATGATCAGGGCGAACAGGTCGTTGATTATTCCGAGAGTTTGAGTTGGGCGATCATGGAGAAAGTTCAGGCAAATGAATTGCCGGCTTTCAAGGAAAAATACGCAGGGGTATTTACCGAGCGGTGGACGTATGATTCTGCCTTTAAAGTAGAGTGGCTGGATGTTGAGCAAGTCAACTTGTTCGGGCGTGCGGTGGTTGAATCCTGGCGACGAAATAATCACTGAGTGATCAGTACGGTAACGCCACCAAGGCTGGCGGCGTTACCGGGCTATTTATGTTGAAAAGTGCAAAAGGAAGCGCGCATGAGTATTCAAGTTTTGGAAAACAGTGTTCAGGAAAAACATCTACGACCGTCCACGCGAATGCTGGCAGGACAACCGCAGCAAATTCCCGATTGGCTGGAGCGAGCCAGTGAAGAAGATCGCCAGTATTACTTCGACACCGAGCAGGCGTTGGCGAAAGATGAGCAAGCGGTGGATGAACTGCTCAGTGAAGCCAGGTCTCTCAGGGCTTTCGCCGATTTTTATGCGAGGGAGTTTGTCAGGGTTCTCAGCGGCGAAGTGATCGATCCACAGCAGGTCTTCGTCAGCGCCCGCCATACGTTTTATGTCGGCCAGCAGAAAGTCGTTCAGCGCAATCGCCTGACCCTTCCGGAGTTCATGCTCAACGGTTTGTATGACCCCTCGACCGCCCCGCTGGAGATTGCCCTTGAAGGCGAAGCGCTGCCACCCGGCGTGACGGGGCAAGACCTTCTGGACGTGCTGGCCGACACCAGCATGCGTTCGCTGTACTCGGAAAAGTTTGAACAGAAGTACAGCAGCGAAGAGGTACTTCGCGCCTTGCAAGCCCGCCTGGACAGCCGCATAGCCCTGAGCTTGTTCAGTGCGAAACTGCAGGGACACCTCGTTGATGACAGTCTGAAGATTGTTGATCTGGCCAGCCGGAAAGCTGAAGGCTATTCGGCAGGAGAACTGTCGTTCGATGGCTGGGGAAAACCTTTTCATGGGCTGATTGTTTATTGCGGGCCGGAAGGCGAGGCCGGTGTTTGCGTGCTTTATGCGCCACAGGGGCCTGGTGGCAGAACGTGGCATGAGTTCCCGTCCTTCAGGCAATTGAACCAGCACATGGCCGACTGGGTGGGATCGCCGGCAGGGCGCAACTTCCTGAGCCGACAGTCTCACGCCACTGAGCGAGAAAGCATCGAATCGTACATGCGGTTGGTACTGGATCTGCCCAGTCAATGGCGTGGGATCAAGCACACAGCCTGGCCCGAATCGGAAGGCGCCGTGCTACGCGACAGCGTGTTGCTGGGTATCGATTGGCTGCGAGGCGAGCTGGAGGCCGTCACCCCCGTCGGATATCGCTCCGCAGCGTCCTATCACCGGAAATACTTCGCCCGTCTGAACACCGAGCTCAAAGCGCTGACCCGGCTGGCCGGCCACGAAACCAAACTGATCAGTTATGAGAAGTTTGCCTTCAATCTGGTCAAGAAGATGGCGGACGACCTGATGGCGGACCACGGCGAGGCCGTGTCGGTCGATCCCGATCTGATCATGGTGGAACTGGACGACTCGCAATCGATGACGCTGACTCAGCTCATCATCAAAGAGCATCACATCACCGAAGAAGGCGGGCCGGTGCATAACCCAGGCATTTATCCGCGAATTCGCCTGTTGCCGGGTCATCCGCCGATGTCGAACTTGCTGGATGGCTACATCGCCAACTGGTCGAAAGCGCTGCGTCCGGGTGAAAAATATATCGACATGCTGAATTCGGATTATCTGGATGAAGGCTCGGCCGACTATGCCTTCAGACGTGACGTGTATGTCGCTGTACAACGGCATGAAATGCACCGGGGCGCATTGGCCGAGCTATTCAGTGGCGCGCTTCAACGCGACCAGTACAACCGGATCGAACAGGCCATTGACCGGCTGTACGAGCCGGAATCCACCGACCCCATCGAGGCTGACTATCCCGATTCCCCCCTGCGCGACGGTGTTTACAAGTTTCATATGGAGCACCGCAAGATTCAGGGGGTTTATGTTTTTCGCCTGATGAACAACGGCGTCGCTGAGGATCTGTTGTATACCCCGCATGCGCCGGATGGCCGATGGTTCCGACCGTTGGCTGATTTCTCGAGGTCGATAAAACGAGGCGGCCTGGGCAATTATTACTGCAAGCGTGCCCGGTTCACTGACCAGCGCGTGGTCAAGGCCTACGTTGAACAGGTCATGGGCAGCAACAGGGATGTCGAACCGCCGGCGCTGCAAGTCAATAGCCGGGTTTTCGACTTCTCACTGTGCTATCGGGACATGATCGCGCAGATCATTAACGGGGTGGATGCCCAGACCAGCAGTCTTATCGAAATTGTTGCCCAGTTGTCCTATGACGCTGCGGTGGGGGCAGTCGCCGTCATAGGCTGCATTTTCCCACCCATCGGTCTCGGGTTGAGCGCCGTGGTGATGGCGAAAGCGGTCTTTGAAGGCGGGCTGGCGTATTACGAGGGTGACCACGAAAAAGCGTTTTCCAGCTATCTCGATTGCATGCTTGAACTGGCCACCTTTCGCATCGGCAAGCTGGGGTTCTCCCAGGCGCAGAAATTGATCGCCAAGCGATTGGGCGATGTGAATACCTGCATGAGCGTGGTCTCTGCTTGCAGCGGCGTAACCGTGGATTTGTCGGTGATCACCGACCTCATGAAGGAGGCGTTGGCTGAGCCTGATTCCAGCGAGCAGACGCTGCTGGAATAAACCCGACTAACCGGGTACGGCCGTCGGCTCGTAGCCCATCCGCCAACTCACGGCCCGCGTCGCCGCCAGCAACCGCTGCGCCGCCGGGCCGTTTTCGTCGGCGTGGAACAGCGATGTCGGGCCGACAATGGTCATGACCGCCGCCACGTTGCCGACGGCATTGAAAACCGGTGCCGACAAGGCATCGACGCCCGGCATCAACAAACCATGAACATGATGCAGACCGCGTTCGCGGATCTGTTCGCACAGCGTGGCATAAGCCTGATCGTCTGCCAGCGCATGGGTGTTGGCGTTTTGCAGCTCCTGCTCGCGCAAGTCCACGGTTTCCCGCTTCGGCAGGAAGGCGCCGAACACCAATCCGGTCGACGAACTGAGCAACGGCAGCACCGAACCCAGTTGCGTCACTACCGTCACCGCGCGCACCGCCGGTTCGATATGCACCACGGTCGCGCCTTGATTGCCCCACACCGCCAAAAAGCACGTTTCGTTCAATTCATCGCGCAACTCCGCCAGGGGCAGGGCACCGACTTTGAGCACGTCCATACTGTTGAGTGCGGCCAGCCCCACACGCAAGGCCTCGCGACCCAGGCCGTAATGATTGGTGGCGGTGTTCTGCTCGGCAAAACCGCTGGCGATCAAGGCCTGCAAATAGCGATGAACCTTGCTCGCTGGCATCTGCACGTGCTCGGCCAGGCGCGACAAGGACGTCGACGGCGACAGCTCGGCCAGGGCCTTGAGGATGTCGGTGCCGACCTCGGCCGAGCGGACTTTCTGTTTGTCGTTGTTGCGCGGCGTTTCCATGGAGGCGGTCTGATCCCGGGACGAATGGGCGTCTTTATAGCTTGACGGTCAATACCAATCAAATTACGTTGTGCGTAATTGAATTACGATAAAAATAACCCGGGCGCGCCAGGACCTCTGAAACAGAGTGACAGGCCATTGCCCACTCCCTGTTCAGGAGGCTCCATGAACCTCGATTCAACGGCGCCAGCGCTGGCTTACCAGTCCGGCTTTGGCAACGAATTCAGCAGCGAAGCGTTGCCTGGCGCACTGCCCGTCGGCCAGAACTCCCCGCAAAAAGCGCCGTACGGCCTGTACACCGAACTGTTTTCCGGCACTGCATTCACCATGGCCCGCAGCGAAGCGCGGCGCACCTGGATGTACCGCATTCAGCCGTCGGCGAATCACCCGGCGTTCGTCAAACTGGACCGGCAACTGGCCGGCGGCCCATTGGGTGAAGTCACCCCCAATCGCCTGCGCTGGAACCCGTTGAATATCCCGACCGAGCCCACCGACTTCATCGACGGGCTGGTGAGCATGGCGGCCAACTCGGCGGCGGAAAAACCGGCCGGGATCAGTATCTACAGCTACCGCGCCAACCGTTCCATGGAGCGTGTGTTCTTCAATGCCGACGGCGAGTTGTTGCTGGTCCCGGAACAGGGACGGCTGCGCATCGCCACCGAACTGGGCGTACTGGAACTTGAGCCGCTGGAAATCGCCGTGCTGCCGCGCGGTCTGAAATTTCGCGTCGAACTGCTCGACCCGCAGGCGCGCGGTTACATGGCAGAGAACCACGGCGCGCCATTGCGCCTGCCGGACCTCGGGCCAATCGGCAGCAACGGCCTGGCCAATGCGCGGGACTTCCTGACCCCGGTCGCCCATTACGAAAACCTCAAGCAGCCAACCACCCTGGTGCAAAAATTCCTTGGCCAATTGTGGGGCTGCGAGCTCGATCATTCGCCGCTCAACGTGGTCGCCTGGCACGGTAACAACGTGCCGTACAAATATGACCTGCGCCGTTTCAACACCATTGGCACGGTCAGCTTCGACCATCCGGATCCGTCGATTTTCACCGTCCTGACGTCGCCGACCAGTGTTCATGGCCTGGCCAATCTCGACTTCGTGATCTTCCCGCCACGCTGGATGGTGGCCGAGAAAACCTTCCGTCCGCCGTGGTTCCACCGCAACCTGATGAACGAATTCATGGGCCTGATCAAGGGCGAATACGACGCCAAGGCCGAAGGCTTCGTGCCCGGTGGCGCGTCGCTGCACAGTTGCATGAGCGCCCACGGTCCGGACGGCGAAACCTGCACCAGGGCGATCAACGCTGAGCTGGCCCCGGCGAAAATCGACAACACCATGGCCTTCATGTTCGAGACCAGCCAGGTGCTGCGTCCGAGCCGATTCGCCCTCGACTGCCCGCAACTGCAAACCAACTACGACGCCTGCTGGGCCACGCTGCCCGCCACTTTCGACCCGACCCGGAGATAACCCATGACTCAGACTTCCATCACTCGTAGCTGGGTCGCCTCCGCCAACGGCCATGCGGATTTTCCGCTGCAAAACCTGCCGCTGGGCGTGTTCAGCGTGAAGGGCGGTGCGCCGCGCAGCGGTGTGGCGATCGGTGACCACATCTTTGATCTGGAAGCGGCGCTCGAAGCCGGCCTGTTCGACGGTGCGGCAAAAGCTGCCGTCGAAGCCACCCGTGGCGGTCAGCTGAATGCGTTTTTCGAGCTGGGCCGCGAGGCTCGTGTGGCCCTGCGTGAACGCCTGATCGAATTGTTCCAGGAAGGCAGCACCCTACACGGCAAGATCGAGGCCCAAGGCGCGAAACTGCTGCCGCTGGCGGCAAACTGCGAGATGCACCTGCCCGCGAAAATCAACGACTACACCGACTTCTACGTCGGCATCGAGCACGCGCAAAACGTCGGCAAACTGTTCCGTCCCGACAACCCGTTGTTGCCGAACTACAAGTACGTGCCGATTGGTTATCACGGTCGCGCGTCGACCATTCGCCCGTCCGGCACCGACGTTCGCCGTCCGAAAGGCCAGACCCTGCCGGCCGGCCAGACCGAACCGACCTTTGGCCCGTGCGCACGCCTGGATTACGAACTGGAACTGGGCATCTGGATTGGCCAGGGCAACGAGATGGGCGACTCGATCGCCATCGGTGACGCCGCCGAACACATCGCCGGTTTCTGCTTGCTCAACGACTGGTCGGCGCGGGATATCCAGGCCTGGGAATACCAGCCACTGGGGCCGTTCCTGTCGAAAAGTTTTATCACCAGCATCTCGCCGTGGGTCGTGACAGCCGAAGCGCTGGAGCCATTCCGTCGCGCGCAACCGGCGCGTCCTGAAGGCGATCCACAGCCGCTGCCGTACCTGTCCGACAAACGCGATCAAGCCGCTGGCGCCTTCGACATCGAGCTCGAAGTGCTGCTGCTCACCGAAGCCATGCGCGAGCAGAACCTGCCAGCCCATCGCCTGACCCTGAGCAACACGCAACACATGTACTGGACCGTGGCGCAACTGGTGGCGCATCACAGCGTCAACGGCTGCCAGTTGCAGGCGGGTGACCTGTTCGGCTCGGGCACGTTGTCGGGGCCGGAAAGCGGTCAGTTCGGCAGCCTGCTGGAAATCACCGAAGGTGGTAAGAAGCCGATCGAACTGGCCTCCGGCGAGGTGCGTAAATTCCTTGAAGACGGCGACGAAATCATCTTGCGCGCCCGTTGCAGCCGCGACGGTTTTGCCTCCATCGGTTTCGGCGAGTGCCGCGGCAAAGTGCTGCCGGCGCGTTAAGAGGAACGGGTCATGGAACTCTATACCTACTACCGTTCGACCTCGTCTTACCGGGTGCGCATCGCGCTGGCGTTGAAAGGGCTGGATTACCAGGCGCTGCCGGTCAACCTGATCGCACCGCCCGGTGGCGAGCATCGCCAGCCAGCCTATCTGGGCATCAACCCGCAAGGCCGTGTACCGGCCTTGCGCACCGATGAACGCGAGTTGCTGATCCAGTCACCGGCGATCATCGAGTACCTGGAGGAACGTTATCCACAGGTACCGCTGCTGTCCAAAGACCTCGCCGCCCGCGCCCATGAGCGGGGCGTGGCGGCGCTCATCGGCTGCGATGTGCATCCGTTGCACAACGTCAGCGTGCTCAACCGGCTGCGGCAGTTGGGGCACGATGAAACGCAGGTGGTCGAGTGGATTGGACACTGGATCGGCCAAGGGCTGGCGACGGTCGAGCAGTTGATCGGCGATGAAGGTTATTGCTTTGGTCCGACGCCAGGTCTGGCAGATGTTTACCTGATCCCGCAGTTGTATGCGGCTGAGCGCTTTAACATTTCACTTGAGGCGTACCCGCGGATTCGTCGGGTTGCAGCGCTCGCCGCGACACACCCGGCCTTCATCAAGGCGCACCCGGCGAACCAGCCAGACACCCCTTGACGCCTCACACCGACTCCAATGTGGGAGCGGGCTTGCTCGCGAATGCGGCTTGTCAGTCGACATTTACGCTGCTGACACACCGCTTTCGCGAGCAAGCCCGCTCTCACAAGGTTTTGCTATCAATGGACGATTGAGTTTGGCGGCAGGTGCCCCAATCGCTCGGTCAACCGAATCCGCTGGATCGGGTCATCGCTCAGCAGCAGCGCATGCTCCAGATCGAAACGCTCGGCATTCGGGCAGTCCAGCCGTTGGTAAAGGCTGGCCCGGGCCAGGTAATCGGAGGCGCTCGCGTTGCCCAGTTCCAGCACACGCTCGGCGTCGATCAACGCACCAATGTAATCATCGTGAGAAAGGTGCAACTGGCGCAGGTTGCGCGACAGTCGCTGCAGCATCTGCACCGGCTCGGCGGTGAGTAAATGCTCGGCGCTGAGTTTCATGTTCGGGCCGTACTGGCGTTGCAGCAATTCACGGCAATCGTTGGGGTACAACCGGCGTCCACCGCAAGGGTCGAGCAAATGATCGGCCCCCGGGACCCGCAGCAGGAAATGCCCCGGGAAGTTGACGCCGACCAGGGGGATTTCCAGGCCCCTGGCCAGTTCCAGCGCAATCAGCCCGAGTGCCAGCGGTTGACCGCGCCGGCGCTCCAGCACTTTGTCGAGCAAGGCTGCTTGCGGACGCAAGGGGGTGAAGTCGTCCTGGGCGAAGCCCAGGTCATTCAGGCGTCGCAACAGGGGTTGCGCCAGTTCGCTCACCGGCAGCATCGGCAGGCCATAACTGACGCGTTGTTGCAGATCCTTGAAGTGGGCCAGCACCGCCTCTGGATTCACTTCCTTGTCATGCTCGACGCACATCCACAGCGCTGCCTCGAACAGCGCCGGCGGTGATCGTTGCAGACAGTCGAAGAAGCGTTGGCGGGGCGTCATCAAAATCTCCGGGGAATGCCTCGTTTTAGCCTCGTCTGCGGCGTTCGTCCAGTGGTACGCCGGGTTATGTCCGAAACCGCTGAAGCACGGCAATGCTTATTCCGGTGCGCTTCTGCAATTTTTGGGCGCGAGCCTATACTGGCGACTACAAGAAGTGATTCGGGAGCCCCTACGATGTTCGCTCTCATGCAAAGCACTCGCCTTGAATCGCTGCATCTGAGCGTCGACCCGGTCACCGGGTTGAAGGCGGTCATTGCCATTCATAACAGCCGTCTCGGGCCTGCCCTGGGGGGGTGTCGTTACCTTGCCTATCCCGACGATGAGTCCGCGGTCGAGGATGCCATTCGCCTCGCCCAAGGCATGAGTTACAAAGCGGCGCTCGCCGGTCTGGCGCAGGGCGGCGGCGTGGCGGTGATTGTGCGACCGGTCCACGTGGAAAACCGCGCGGCACTGTTCGAAGCGTTCGGCCG
Proteins encoded in this window:
- a CDS encoding LuxR C-terminal-related transcriptional regulator yields the protein MTAMTPCLDRPGLLPRLSSHHLSRERLLEPLLTSAARVKLLCAPAGSGKSALLIECLLRAPEPCRVCWLPLAGASLSAGEFCQRLAQALGSGSADEPGLLAYLAQLQTPTWLCLDDYCRTPNPELDILLDRLLAISNPVITWWLSGRRRPSCNWPRLLLADELYDCERATLAFTQTEIARLLHHLEPEQAAKRAGRIVELSGGWCAGVRIALLQKCDWSRNEQLHGRPDTLHDYLEHELFGILTPELTEAWRVLAHLPRFNARLCDHLFGAGEGAQCLNTLQALGCFIEPWQDSTDWLQIFAPLTQLMREEPWPQGRSWHRRACQWFAAELDWKAAFEQALLAEEFEVAVSLLQHFSFEHLFEEQTVVLLLRLHEQQGEELMLCSPQLVGLITAALLFAGRFEQAGECIEHLSRFMPQPSALQQRQLIARWQALQGWLLHLLGHMEPSRTQLLEALENLGPDLWGARLMCLSGLTQQALLRGELDVAQAINREALCLARAQGSLVFEGLLELDHAQLLEQRGASCRAEHLLANMHELLAQRQPLAEPLLGRIALRRGRLSLCQGRDAQAAEHFESGLQMCLRSQDKRVLYGFLGLAQLAANRLDYAQAFVLLRDAERLMQQRRIPETVYRGVLLQISSHFRLQQGRPELAHEALTRVLRHYHGPDARQAPPATLELIPSLEYLLVLTDVYLGQAQSPVERLECLLQSARQRGMSGLQAQLHLALAEVAWLKGDLLMARQSLQEGMALIERCNLQQTLRDLQLRQPRLPDAIGRAEPGHPPESAPSLQNRLSQREIEVLELVALGNSNQQIADQLFISLHTVKTHARRINGKLGVERRTQAVAKAKVLGLVV
- a CDS encoding dermonecrotic toxin domain-containing protein codes for the protein MSIQVLENSVQEKHLRPSTRMLAGQPQQIPDWLERASEEDRQYYFDTEQALAKDEQAVDELLSEARSLRAFADFYAREFVRVLSGEVIDPQQVFVSARHTFYVGQQKVVQRNRLTLPEFMLNGLYDPSTAPLEIALEGEALPPGVTGQDLLDVLADTSMRSLYSEKFEQKYSSEEVLRALQARLDSRIALSLFSAKLQGHLVDDSLKIVDLASRKAEGYSAGELSFDGWGKPFHGLIVYCGPEGEAGVCVLYAPQGPGGRTWHEFPSFRQLNQHMADWVGSPAGRNFLSRQSHATERESIESYMRLVLDLPSQWRGIKHTAWPESEGAVLRDSVLLGIDWLRGELEAVTPVGYRSAASYHRKYFARLNTELKALTRLAGHETKLISYEKFAFNLVKKMADDLMADHGEAVSVDPDLIMVELDDSQSMTLTQLIIKEHHITEEGGPVHNPGIYPRIRLLPGHPPMSNLLDGYIANWSKALRPGEKYIDMLNSDYLDEGSADYAFRRDVYVAVQRHEMHRGALAELFSGALQRDQYNRIEQAIDRLYEPESTDPIEADYPDSPLRDGVYKFHMEHRKIQGVYVFRLMNNGVAEDLLYTPHAPDGRWFRPLADFSRSIKRGGLGNYYCKRARFTDQRVVKAYVEQVMGSNRDVEPPALQVNSRVFDFSLCYRDMIAQIINGVDAQTSSLIEIVAQLSYDAAVGAVAVIGCIFPPIGLGLSAVVMAKAVFEGGLAYYEGDHEKAFSSYLDCMLELATFRIGKLGFSQAQKLIAKRLGDVNTCMSVVSACSGVTVDLSVITDLMKEALAEPDSSEQTLLE
- a CDS encoding IclR family transcriptional regulator, encoding METPRNNDKQKVRSAEVGTDILKALAELSPSTSLSRLAEHVQMPASKVHRYLQALIASGFAEQNTATNHYGLGREALRVGLAALNSMDVLKVGALPLAELRDELNETCFLAVWGNQGATVVHIEPAVRAVTVVTQLGSVLPLLSSSTGLVFGAFLPKRETVDLREQELQNANTHALADDQAYATLCEQIRERGLHHVHGLLMPGVDALSAPVFNAVGNVAAVMTIVGPTSLFHADENGPAAQRLLAATRAVSWRMGYEPTAVPG
- the hmgA gene encoding homogentisate 1,2-dioxygenase, with amino-acid sequence MNLDSTAPALAYQSGFGNEFSSEALPGALPVGQNSPQKAPYGLYTELFSGTAFTMARSEARRTWMYRIQPSANHPAFVKLDRQLAGGPLGEVTPNRLRWNPLNIPTEPTDFIDGLVSMAANSAAEKPAGISIYSYRANRSMERVFFNADGELLLVPEQGRLRIATELGVLELEPLEIAVLPRGLKFRVELLDPQARGYMAENHGAPLRLPDLGPIGSNGLANARDFLTPVAHYENLKQPTTLVQKFLGQLWGCELDHSPLNVVAWHGNNVPYKYDLRRFNTIGTVSFDHPDPSIFTVLTSPTSVHGLANLDFVIFPPRWMVAEKTFRPPWFHRNLMNEFMGLIKGEYDAKAEGFVPGGASLHSCMSAHGPDGETCTRAINAELAPAKIDNTMAFMFETSQVLRPSRFALDCPQLQTNYDACWATLPATFDPTRR
- the fahA gene encoding fumarylacetoacetase encodes the protein MTQTSITRSWVASANGHADFPLQNLPLGVFSVKGGAPRSGVAIGDHIFDLEAALEAGLFDGAAKAAVEATRGGQLNAFFELGREARVALRERLIELFQEGSTLHGKIEAQGAKLLPLAANCEMHLPAKINDYTDFYVGIEHAQNVGKLFRPDNPLLPNYKYVPIGYHGRASTIRPSGTDVRRPKGQTLPAGQTEPTFGPCARLDYELELGIWIGQGNEMGDSIAIGDAAEHIAGFCLLNDWSARDIQAWEYQPLGPFLSKSFITSISPWVVTAEALEPFRRAQPARPEGDPQPLPYLSDKRDQAAGAFDIELEVLLLTEAMREQNLPAHRLTLSNTQHMYWTVAQLVAHHSVNGCQLQAGDLFGSGTLSGPESGQFGSLLEITEGGKKPIELASGEVRKFLEDGDEIILRARCSRDGFASIGFGECRGKVLPAR
- the maiA gene encoding maleylacetoacetate isomerase, which translates into the protein MELYTYYRSTSSYRVRIALALKGLDYQALPVNLIAPPGGEHRQPAYLGINPQGRVPALRTDERELLIQSPAIIEYLEERYPQVPLLSKDLAARAHERGVAALIGCDVHPLHNVSVLNRLRQLGHDETQVVEWIGHWIGQGLATVEQLIGDEGYCFGPTPGLADVYLIPQLYAAERFNISLEAYPRIRRVAALAATHPAFIKAHPANQPDTP
- a CDS encoding SirB1 family protein yields the protein MTPRQRFFDCLQRSPPALFEAALWMCVEHDKEVNPEAVLAHFKDLQQRVSYGLPMLPVSELAQPLLRRLNDLGFAQDDFTPLRPQAALLDKVLERRRGQPLALGLIALELARGLEIPLVGVNFPGHFLLRVPGADHLLDPCGGRRLYPNDCRELLQRQYGPNMKLSAEHLLTAEPVQMLQRLSRNLRQLHLSHDDYIGALIDAERVLELGNASASDYLARASLYQRLDCPNAERFDLEHALLLSDDPIQRIRLTERLGHLPPNSIVH